From the genome of Brassica oleracea var. oleracea cultivar TO1000 chromosome C4, BOL, whole genome shotgun sequence:
CTAACCATACTTCTCGCAAGCCGGGACAGCAGTGTTGGATGGCTCGTAGCTTCCGGTGCTGGGTTGCTTTATGTATCAGCAGGACTATCGGTTTGGTCTTTAGCCGTTTATATGGGGAAGATATGGAAAGATATGGAAAGTACTACTGAAGTAGGTTGTAATCTATCTATCTATCGGTTTTGTTTTGCTTTTAAACCTGCATTTGCATGTACGCTTGTTGGAGAGTGTCTCAGTCATAGTCTGTACAGGGAGCACAAGATTTGAATATGCTGATTGATTGAACAGCAGGTAGAAATGAAGCAGTTGTAGTAGTTTGAGAATATGTTAGATGGTTTTGCTTTGCTCTGCACTTGCAGCTTCTTGTTTAATTAATAATATTTTATAAAAAAAAAGGGTTCTTGTATGATGTTTTTGTTACAAAAACTTTGTAGTGTTTGTTGGTGATTATTGTACATTGAATATGGATAATTTTGTGTGATATTTCTGTAACAAAATTATTAGTGTTTGTTCTTTATTAAAAGAGTCGATAAAGATAGGTAAACTATATTTGAAGGGTCTCAAAAGAAACAAGAATAGCAAAATTATAAAAGAGTTTACACACCAGTATATTGAAAGTAATATTATTATTCATAAAGAGAAACACACACCAATCTCTTACTGAAATTTAGTCGATGTGACTAGCAGATTATCAGCTAGAATGGCCTGGAAATGGCTTCGATACTGTAGATGACATCGGTGGTAGCTCGTCCATGGAACCCTGTGATCTTGTGGCCTTTCTCCTCAAACGAGTACTTCTCACCAGAATCCAATCCATACAGAGGTGTCTCCCTTTTGTTTGTCTTGAACTTAATAGACACAGTCTTTCCAAATGGTGCACGAGGTATAGGTCTATAGTAGCCTTCTATGCCTGTGAGATATTCACCATTCTCAAGCACAATCTGCAAAAGGCTCAATGGTAAAACAAAGATAGTAAGTGAAAATGTTAAAGGTAAAGTATATTTGAAACAAAACTCTAGTTGTTGTTTTAGAAAATGACCTCTTCAGCGCCAAGTGAAGTTATCTTCCCATGGTCATCACCAGTTACAAGGCCATTGCCTTTAATGTACACAAACTTGACAAAGGCTATACCTTCCTCATAGAGTCCTATTTTTATCTTCTTCACACCATCGTAGATACCATAATCACCCCATGAATCTCCTATCACTGGAGGGGGAGTGGGAACGGGAATGTCTTCAAAGTAAGCTCCAAGAGCATCGATAGCTTCACCTTCCTTTCCATGGAATCCGAGAAGCCTACCCCCATTTTGCCCCAGCACAAACTTCTTACCAACTTCATACCCAAAGATTGCTGTTCTGCCCCTTGATGTTTCAAACTTAAGTGAGGTAATGACGGTATTGCGGAAAAGCTTCGGGTTATCATAGGTTGCTTCCACCAATGTGATGTGTTCATTCATAAAATTTACCACAAACTGCAACAAGAAACTGTATAAGTTGATGAAAAAAAAAAACTGCAACAAGAAGCAAAATTCAAAAGGATTTTATCTTAAGAAATCCAAACACACGGATCTAACTACAGTATACTCATCAGTTTCAAAATGATTCATGGTTTAAAGTTTTCACCCATTAAAAAAAATATTAAATTTTTATTATATATTTTTGTGATTAACTATTTTTCAGTGACTTTTAGCCAATAGAAATTTAATAAACATAATTATTTTTTGAAATTTACAATTTAATATTTATCACTTTTATTTTGTAAACCATGAATCATTCTGAAGCTGGGAAATATCAAGTTTTATAGACCTTCAACTTCATATCAATTGAAATTAATGTTACAGGTCCCTAGATTTAGAAACTCTAATATCATATTAACTCTTATGGTTTACAACTTAAAACTAATTATCGATAAATGAATTATCCCAAAAATAGAACCTGCTTTGGAAGTATGAGGGAGATACTTCATACTCACTAATAGTATTATATCAATCATCATTTCCAAACTAACAACCATGTGAATTTTCAGAACTACTAGATCACCAACTTATTGGTACTAAACTTTTGGTTGTTATACTATTTCACAAATAACCCGAATTAACATCGATCTAACATGACCTATAACTTCTTTTTTGAAAATTATTAGGCCAATCATGTATATAAGACCTAGTAGAGAATACCTCAGATTGGGTTTCTCCTTTCACCCCATGGTGTCGTGTCTCAAACCTCGCACCTTTCACGTACTCAAACTCCAAATAAGTGATACGACAATCATCTTGACCAACACGCACCGTCCTAACACCGTCGAAACAACCATCGTCCCAAACACTCCCCTCTTTACCACCTTGGGCTTCAAGCTTGTAAATAGGGAAAGGCGTGGTCAGAGAGTCTAGTTCAAGGTAAACTCCAAGAGCGTCGACAGCTTTATCTGACCGTCCGTGGAAACCTACAATCTTCTTTCCCTCGTCCTCGAACTTGAACTTTGTACCATTGACAACTCCAAACAAGTTTGGACCAAACGTTGGAGACGTTCTACCCTTTGATGTCTTGAAGACAAGGGACGTGATCACTTCCGTGGCTATCAGAGCCACTTTGTTGTGGCTTCCCTCCACCGCTGTGATGTGTTCATCCGGATATTCAATCACAAACTGCACTTGAGAAATGTTATTTGTTCAATCAAGAAATAAAATACACGAAAAAGAAACTAAGAATGTGAAAAACTGGAGAGTAAATGCAGTGGAGAACCTCTCTAGGGTCTTCTTGAGTTACTGTCCCATATTCACGTGTTACAACTTCGCCGCCTTCCTTCACGTATTCGAATTTGATGTAAGTGATACGTGAGAGATCTTGCCCAACATACACTTTCTTTACTCCCTCGTATACACCATCGTCCCATTCACTCCCACCTTCACCACCGCAAAGAGCCATCTTCTGGTACATCCTCCCCATTTTGAATCTTCAAATCCTGTAATAAAATGAGGAAGATAGATTATTATATTGATTTAATGTTTTAGAAAATGTTAAAGTTTGATTTAAATAATAATCCAAAATTCATTTAAAAACCTCTACTAATGCTACCAATGTAAACATACACAAATGAAATCATACATACTGAGGAAATAACGGTGATAAAAAGTAAAGTATGCCAAGCTTTTTTGGTAGAACAGTAATATCATGATAACATTGTAGCATATTCTTATACACAGCATGAACACCAAAACGGTCCAAGAATCACATATAGAGTAAGTAATCAACTGATGGATAATATTTATATATAGTGTGATTTTATAAGCTTAATAATAGTATCGAACAAAGCCCCCACATAGCTGACTGAAAATGCGTATTCACAGTTAGATATGACACCATATCCCAACGGCTAAACACATTAATATATCTTCCTCATTCAAAAAAGAAAACGCATTCACAGGCTTCTCACTATTTGTTGAGATATCCTGCACTAAACACTCCTCCCACTTCTCTTAAATCTTCGGTGAAACGATCTCAAGATATTCAGTGATATTCATGTAAACGTTTTACACAGGTAAGGTTATGTAGTTAATTATTAGTAGTATAAGATAAGATTAATGGTATTTGATGTTAATGGTAATCATAAGCGGACTACTAACAATGGAAAAAGAAAAAAAGAAAAAAGAGAGAGAGAGAGGATGTCATAGCTACATGAAGTACAAAAAGAAAGAGAGAGAGAGAGAGAGAGAGAGAGAGAGAGAGAGAGAGAGAGAGCACCGGTAAATTCTTGAGATCTGATTGAGAATGAAGGCGATGAACCTTATGGTTGATTACATGTGTGTATTTATTGACCCTTCTCGTGACTTGCAACCAACACATGTTTCACGACTCACGAAGGACTGTCAACAATTGCAATAATTGTTTTTGATAAGAGTCCATAACAAGTAAAATATATTGAAATATGTGTAAGTGTGTAAATCCTTGAGATCTCATTGAGAACGAAAGGCAATGAACCCTGAACCTTTTGTATATTCAAATGTGTGTATTTTTCTACAGTTCTCGTGAATTGCAACTACCACATGGTTCACGATTACGAAGGACTGTCACAATTGCAGTGATTGCTTTTGCTAGGAGTCCATACTCCAAAACCAGCTCAATATATTGATACAATAATAAATAAAATTTATTGTATAAATATAAATAAGAACAAAAAGTTTATATCCACAAAAATACTAAAAATAGAAAGAGAGAGATGAGTTTTTTTTAAGAAGAAAGAGATAAGATAAAAATAATTATATTCTCATTAGTTGTGTTATGAAGATGTGTTTTATAACAAACAAATATATATATATGAAAAGTAAATTGATATATGTGGTTAGTGATAAAGGGTTTATAACTTTACTATGCATTTTATGTGACTTTCGTTGTTGTGTGTTTCAGATTTTCATAATATATACTTTCTGAAAATCCGTGTTATTGTCTTTTGCTTTTCTCAAACATCTTTATTGCTCTGTTAAAAAAAATTCTAATAAAATCCAGTGAAAAGTTAAAGTCTAATTATAACCACACAATTTCTCTTCTCGAATGATCATATGATATATGATATATCTTTTAGATCTCGTAAATGCCACATCTAATGTATAGACATGGATTTTAAACAAAGCAGTGAGTAAAAAAATAGGTTGCATTATCACTTTTGATATCCTTTCTTAATTTGAAAAACTCATACAACGTTGACGTTATATAAAATAACTAGGTGTTTTTCTAGACCTATGGAATTTATTAAATTTAATTTATATTTAAAAATAAGTTTTATTCTCTCTGTTTCATTATAAGTGTCGTTTTAGGTTTCGGCACACGGATTAAGAAAACGATTAATTTTGTATATTTTCTATAAAAAACACTATTACCTATACACCTAACCATATTTCAACCAATAGAAAAATAATTTTTGCATAAAATTAATAAATTTTGCATTGAAAATCAAAAACGACACTTATTTTGTAACGGAAATTTTTTCTAAAATGACACTTAATATGAAACGGATGGAGTATTAAATATCATAGATTTTACTATTTTCTTACTAATATTTAATATAGATTTGATATATATTAAATCAATTTGTATAAAACTAATAAAATGATATAAAATTGTATAGTTATCAAAATTTAGCCTAAACAATGTTTATAAAATTTATAAATATATAAGAAACTAATGATCTTAGGATTCGATATTTAAATTTTTAAAAAAATTGTAGAAATTTTTGAAAGCTTAGTAATACAAATTGTATAATTATACAAAAATAATAATATTTCGAAACTTGAAATGTTATATATGAATATATTTATTTTATAGATGATGTATGAGGTATTACCATATTTATAAAAAGTTTACCAAAAAAAAATATCAATATTAAATGTAATATATGAATTATTACCATATTCTAATAAGTTTGCCAAAAATATAAATCAATATTAAATAAAATTTTCCATGTCGTATTTTTTCGGAATATATGAATATATTTATTTTATAGATGATGTATGGGCTATTACCATATTTATAAAAAGTTTACTAAAAAGAAATATTAATATTAAATGTAATATATGAATTATTACCATATTCTAATAAGTTTGCCAAAAATATAAATCAACATTAAATGAAATTGCCCATCTCGTATTTTTTCGGAAATCATGTCATCAATTTCAATAGTCATATTATATTTGTTTTGTGAAATTGATTGTAAAGAGGACAAGTGGCAAAATTAGTTTGATAGTAGAGGGATCAGTTCCGTTTGATCTTTATTGATTGATCGGATCGGAATATCGGATCGGATGTGTCAGTTTACTAACCTCAGATATATATATTATTTTATTTTATTTTATTTATAGTGTGCAATGAATCAGTATTGATTTGAAGATGTGGCCACAAATATCTGA
Proteins encoded in this window:
- the LOC106342119 gene encoding jacalin-related lectin 22-like codes for the protein MGRMYQKMALCGGEGGSEWDDGVYEGVKKVYVGQDLSRITYIKFEYVKEGGEVVTREYGTVTQEDPREFVIEYPDEHITAVEGSHNKVALIATEVITSLVFKTSKGRTSPTFGPNLFGVVNGTKFKFEDEGKKIVGFHGRSDKAVDALGVYLELDSLTTPFPIYKLEAQGGKEGSVWDDGCFDGVRTVRVGQDDCRITYLEFEYVKGARFETRHHGVKGETQSEFVVNFMNEHITLVEATYDNPKLFRNTVITSLKFETSRGRTAIFGYEVGKKFVLGQNGGRLLGFHGKEGEAIDALGAYFEDIPVPTPPPVIGDSWGDYGIYDGVKKIKIGLYEEGIAFVKFVYIKGNGLVTGDDHGKITSLGAEEIVLENGEYLTGIEGYYRPIPRAPFGKTVSIKFKTNKRETPLYGLDSGEKYSFEEKGHKITGFHGRATTDVIYSIEAISRPF